From Alkalinema sp. FACHB-956:
GGGCGTAAAGCCTGATTGCACGGTTGGGTCAATGTAGATGGGAGGCTCGATCGCGAAAATGTCAGTTCTACCTTGATCATCAATGACTACACTGTTCGACACCATACTGTTAGAACTCATGTACTTTTCTCCTGGGTTCTCAGAACCCTTACTCATCTATGTAACTAAACTTAACAATTACGTTGCGAAATGTAAACATCCCTAAATGACGGCTTCCCGTACCTTCAGCAAAAGCCCCCTTGGGAGACGGGTGAGCGCCTAAAGGGGGCTGTGGGTTGCTACTTTTGGGGATGATGGGGATCCCTGGTACCCCCTGGATCGGCCATGATTGAGATGGGCGTGGTTACAAG
This genomic window contains:
- a CDS encoding chlorophyll a/b-binding protein, producing the protein MVSNSVVIDDQGRTDIFAIEPPIYIDPTVQSGFTPYAEKLNGRLAMIGFVSMIGLEILTGHGVIGFLSHL